In the genome of Eggerthella sp. YY7918, one region contains:
- a CDS encoding molybdopterin-dependent oxidoreductase has protein sequence MDKESSTLTPADTAQQGANLTRRSFIKAGALGAGALGVAGTLGACASGAKEGDDKKPAADEGVWLPSQCNMCFNACSILGHVVDGKLVEIKGDDRSPAGWGHLCGKGTAGIMQLYDENRITKPMKRTNPEKGVGIDPGWEEISWDEAYDLINEKLDEQIEKGKPVIVFALITSIISWIDAMNWLGSRGNIPVPFKADICGAPTHTITSLMTGCGNAMPDYGSCKYLMQFGTQAGVATRHGTSITAKIFAESRKNGCKLVNFDPHMSGSAEKADEWIPIRPGTDAAVALAMANLLVNEYDLYDKEFLTNRTNGPSLIDPDTGRIMRDTEKGNKALYWDTSDNTAKTYDAAKAPALEGEFEVNGKMAKTAFSVFKEHVATYTPEYAEQASTVPADTIRRLAKEFGEAACIGETVDVDGLTVPYRPAAVDTFSGIARHKHGFLSHWAILQLNTLIGATFSRGGYLGYYTKNQYGFYEGDKDHTWEFGVWEEDGLIEDLAMAHGYPNPGSHYRKIREMSYTPTTEALEELQPLTMDQHFGYIAQVQPDVYHTEPSEVAFCMASNPLKNWCNHDYQAKVLESFDWIFGMDIYLNDSSYYYDLIIPEPCYLERFDPLPLSFNNHRVPGSVEVPYIVAGRMPIVDAKDDCPSALDSFGAMAEKSGKTAAFAGALNEYYRLSDQYKLSDSEQITAEKVCDAALKSLAGEDRGIDWFREHGVLTRERTPEEVYVFAAGQEGRIPLYFDFMFEAKEKVEAEVAKLDIPWETDDYVPLPEWKACIDHQVEEEGYDLFPVYWTNAINTDTWQVQNAWINEINELDDTTYLLEINEQTAAEKGIASGDKVRLSNRDGDTVEGIAVVTPFVHPECVASVGGHLNAKSEFEPIGKSKGTAVNHLVPAGDPKRMDHLCSGVEQCVRCKLEKIG, from the coding sequence ATGGACAAAGAGAGCAGCACGCTTACGCCCGCCGATACGGCGCAGCAAGGCGCAAACCTCACGCGTCGTAGCTTCATCAAGGCCGGTGCCTTGGGCGCTGGCGCCCTTGGTGTCGCGGGCACGTTGGGTGCCTGTGCCTCGGGGGCAAAAGAGGGAGACGACAAGAAACCTGCCGCCGACGAAGGAGTCTGGCTCCCGTCGCAGTGCAACATGTGCTTCAACGCCTGCAGCATCTTGGGACACGTGGTGGACGGCAAGCTTGTGGAGATCAAGGGTGACGACCGCAGCCCTGCCGGCTGGGGCCATCTGTGCGGCAAAGGCACTGCGGGCATCATGCAACTCTACGATGAGAACCGCATCACCAAACCCATGAAGCGCACCAACCCCGAAAAGGGCGTCGGCATCGATCCGGGCTGGGAAGAGATCAGCTGGGACGAGGCGTACGACCTCATTAACGAGAAGCTTGACGAGCAGATTGAAAAGGGCAAGCCTGTTATCGTATTCGCCCTTATCACGAGTATTATTTCCTGGATCGACGCCATGAATTGGCTCGGCAGCCGCGGCAACATTCCCGTTCCGTTCAAGGCTGACATTTGCGGCGCTCCCACCCACACCATCACCTCGCTCATGACCGGCTGCGGCAACGCCATGCCCGATTACGGCAGCTGCAAGTACCTCATGCAGTTCGGTACGCAAGCCGGTGTGGCCACGCGTCACGGCACGAGCATCACGGCCAAGATTTTCGCCGAGAGCCGCAAAAACGGCTGCAAGCTGGTGAACTTCGACCCGCATATGTCGGGTTCCGCCGAAAAGGCCGACGAGTGGATTCCCATTCGCCCTGGCACCGACGCCGCCGTCGCGCTTGCAATGGCAAACCTTCTCGTCAATGAATACGACCTGTACGACAAGGAATTCCTGACGAACCGCACGAACGGCCCCTCGCTCATCGATCCCGACACCGGACGCATCATGCGCGACACGGAAAAGGGCAACAAGGCGCTGTACTGGGATACCTCCGACAATACCGCCAAGACCTACGATGCAGCCAAGGCTCCCGCGCTTGAAGGCGAGTTCGAGGTCAACGGCAAGATGGCCAAAACTGCGTTCAGCGTATTCAAAGAGCATGTGGCCACCTACACGCCCGAGTATGCCGAGCAGGCATCCACCGTTCCCGCCGACACCATTCGCCGTTTGGCCAAGGAATTCGGCGAAGCCGCCTGCATTGGCGAAACGGTCGACGTCGACGGCCTGACCGTACCCTACCGCCCCGCCGCGGTCGATACGTTCTCGGGTATTGCACGCCACAAGCATGGCTTCCTTTCCCACTGGGCCATCCTGCAGCTGAACACCCTCATCGGCGCCACGTTCTCGCGCGGCGGCTACCTGGGTTACTACACCAAGAATCAGTACGGTTTCTATGAGGGCGACAAAGACCACACCTGGGAATTTGGCGTTTGGGAAGAGGACGGTCTTATCGAAGACTTGGCCATGGCTCACGGATATCCCAATCCCGGTTCGCACTACCGCAAGATCCGCGAGATGAGCTACACCCCCACAACCGAGGCGTTGGAGGAATTGCAGCCGCTCACCATGGACCAGCACTTCGGCTACATCGCTCAGGTGCAGCCCGACGTGTACCACACCGAACCGTCGGAAGTGGCCTTCTGCATGGCTTCAAACCCCTTGAAGAACTGGTGCAACCACGACTACCAGGCCAAGGTGCTCGAATCCTTCGACTGGATTTTCGGCATGGACATCTACCTGAACGATTCGTCGTACTACTACGACCTCATCATTCCCGAGCCGTGCTATCTGGAGCGTTTCGATCCGCTGCCGCTGTCGTTCAACAACCACCGCGTGCCCGGCTCCGTCGAAGTGCCGTACATCGTGGCTGGCCGTATGCCCATCGTTGACGCCAAAGACGACTGCCCCTCCGCGCTCGACTCCTTCGGCGCGATGGCTGAGAAGTCTGGCAAGACCGCTGCGTTTGCCGGCGCCCTCAACGAATACTATCGTTTGAGCGATCAGTACAAGCTGAGCGATTCCGAGCAGATCACCGCTGAGAAGGTATGCGACGCCGCCCTGAAGTCGCTCGCCGGCGAAGACCGCGGCATCGACTGGTTCCGCGAGCATGGCGTGCTCACCCGCGAGCGCACCCCCGAAGAGGTGTATGTATTCGCCGCAGGCCAGGAAGGTCGCATTCCGCTGTACTTCGACTTCATGTTTGAGGCGAAGGAGAAGGTGGAGGCCGAGGTTGCCAAGCTCGACATTCCCTGGGAAACCGACGACTACGTGCCGCTGCCGGAGTGGAAAGCCTGCATCGACCACCAGGTTGAGGAAGAGGGCTACGACCTGTTCCCGGTGTACTGGACCAACGCCATCAACACCGACACCTGGCAGGTGCAAAACGCCTGGATCAACGAGATCAACGAGCTCGACGACACCACCTATCTGCTGGAAATCAACGAGCAGACAGCTGCCGAAAAGGGCATCGCATCCGGCGACAAGGTACGCCTGTCGAACCGCGACGGCGACACGGTGGAAGGCATTGCCGTGGTAACTCCCTTTGTGCATCCCGAATGCGTCGCTTCTGTGGGTGGCCATCTCAATGCCAAGAGCGAATTTGAGCCCATCGGCAAGAGCAAGGGCACGGCCGTGAATCATCTGGTTCCTGCCGGCGACCCGAAGCGCATGGATCACTTGTGCTCCGGCGTGGAACAGTGCGTCCGCTGCAAGCTCGAGAAGATTGGTTAG
- a CDS encoding 4Fe-4S dicluster domain-containing protein, with protein MDYGFAIDLEKCVGCHGCSVACKQANGTPPGVTRSHVVRGTEGTYPNAVRTIRPMLCMMCENPPCVEVCPQEGATYKREEDGIVVIDKEKCIGCKLCIEACPYGSRYYVEDTSGYFGDTLNPYEEVAYVDMPEKCVDKCDMCVEYREASGTDQPACVRACMAEARVFGELSAIKKMVEERGGDVYLPEEGTSPRVFYLPVVNA; from the coding sequence ATGGATTACGGATTTGCGATTGATCTTGAAAAATGCGTGGGTTGCCACGGCTGTTCGGTGGCATGCAAGCAAGCCAACGGTACACCTCCCGGCGTTACCCGTTCACACGTGGTACGCGGGACCGAGGGAACCTACCCCAACGCGGTACGCACCATTCGCCCCATGCTGTGCATGATGTGCGAAAATCCGCCGTGCGTAGAGGTTTGCCCGCAAGAGGGTGCCACCTACAAACGCGAAGAGGATGGCATTGTTGTCATCGACAAGGAAAAGTGCATCGGCTGCAAGCTGTGCATTGAAGCTTGCCCCTACGGCTCACGCTACTACGTCGAGGACACGAGCGGCTACTTCGGCGACACGCTGAACCCCTACGAGGAAGTTGCTTATGTCGATATGCCTGAAAAGTGCGTCGACAAGTGCGATATGTGCGTCGAGTATCGCGAGGCTTCGGGCACCGATCAGCCGGCATGCGTGCGCGCCTGCATGGCCGAAGCGCGTGTGTTCGGTGAGTTGAGCGCCATTAAGAAGATGGTCGAGGAGCGCGGCGGCGACGTCTACCTCCCCGAAGAGGGCACCTCGCCTCGCGTCTTCTACCTGCCGGTGGTCAACGCCTAA
- a CDS encoding ABC transporter substrate-binding protein → MTPQKNRSYTALPRTRCVPGRSLTRRAFLAVAASAAATGIAGGLMGCTSAKNIVVDEQPSAEPGTQLTFFGFKYEPLNVTAIEDILRAYMDEHPDVSIVYEGIKSRPYFEALGKRLTSGNGDDVFMIDHDTGLIYADQGYLADLSDLPAISSFSDLVLAQMRSEGTILYLPTSITTFGLYCNKKMLSDEGIASPQTLPEFLKSCQIFLDKGITPLVVNNDISLKTLAMARGLAQTYASEKSVENIKSFNDNPQALATALRDGFDVVEDLIERGFIDTEVALKTEKTADDLDQFATGAYPFMLTGAWASVRVHDLAPNLDYEVVPYPVLEEGSILVVNAGTRVSVNANSPHLAAAKDFLSFFSRPEFIEHFANSQCSFSPLIGNAAPDDKALLPLSSAFEKGEVVIGPDDNLRYAIWEHLRKCVVAMLEGSSAAEAETLLLSLLEGGVSS, encoded by the coding sequence ATGACACCGCAGAAAAACCGCAGCTACACAGCACTCCCGCGCACAAGGTGTGTGCCGGGTCGCTCGCTGACGCGACGAGCTTTTCTGGCCGTGGCGGCCAGCGCTGCTGCAACAGGCATCGCGGGCGGCCTTATGGGGTGCACTTCAGCCAAAAATATCGTGGTCGACGAGCAACCGAGTGCCGAGCCGGGTACGCAGCTGACGTTTTTCGGGTTCAAATATGAACCGCTGAACGTTACCGCCATCGAAGACATCCTGCGCGCCTATATGGACGAGCATCCCGACGTGTCCATCGTATACGAAGGCATCAAAAGCCGTCCCTACTTTGAAGCGCTGGGCAAGCGTCTTACCTCGGGCAATGGCGACGACGTGTTCATGATCGATCACGATACCGGTCTTATCTATGCGGACCAGGGCTATCTTGCCGACCTCTCCGACCTGCCCGCCATTTCTTCATTCAGCGATCTTGTCCTTGCACAAATGCGTTCGGAAGGCACCATTCTTTATCTGCCCACATCTATTACAACGTTTGGCTTGTACTGCAACAAAAAGATGCTTTCCGACGAAGGCATTGCCTCGCCGCAAACCTTACCAGAGTTCCTTAAATCGTGTCAGATCTTTCTGGATAAAGGCATTACACCCCTTGTGGTAAACAACGATATTTCACTCAAAACGCTTGCTATGGCACGCGGTCTTGCACAAACCTATGCAAGCGAAAAGAGTGTCGAGAACATCAAATCGTTCAACGACAATCCACAAGCACTTGCCACCGCGTTGCGCGACGGCTTCGATGTTGTGGAAGATCTTATTGAGCGCGGTTTCATCGACACTGAAGTGGCGCTTAAAACGGAAAAGACCGCCGACGATCTCGACCAGTTTGCAACCGGTGCCTATCCCTTCATGCTTACGGGGGCTTGGGCATCGGTACGCGTTCATGACCTCGCACCTAACCTCGACTACGAGGTAGTGCCTTATCCCGTGCTCGAAGAAGGCTCCATACTCGTAGTCAATGCAGGCACCCGCGTCAGCGTGAACGCAAACAGCCCTCACCTCGCTGCCGCCAAAGACTTCCTGTCCTTTTTCTCACGTCCTGAATTCATTGAACATTTTGCCAACAGCCAATGTTCGTTCAGCCCGCTTATCGGCAACGCCGCCCCCGACGACAAGGCGCTTCTGCCGCTTTCGAGCGCTTTTGAAAAAGGCGAGGTTGTCATTGGTCCAGACGACAACCTTCGATATGCTATCTGGGAACATCTGCGTAAATGTGTTGTTGCCATGCTTGAGGGAAGCTCGGCGGCCGAAGCTGAAACGCTGTTGCTTTCGCTGCTGGAAGGGGGTGTTTCCTCGTGA
- a CDS encoding bifunctional diguanylate cyclase/phosphodiesterase — translation MRRRVTVSLLTGVIALLVIIGSLGFVKFVHDSLWAQSVDAILEVTAQGQNALDTFFQKDLDTLDLFVDELREQSPDNKQRVEEKIQLFNQNDDGAVYLIVNLQTGEVHRNDGSQGLVITQDQMEEVKSHAERGVLRPFLDEVTGVNMTGVYELFTFADGTPALARKSRPVQQVADQFSLSFYENSGFSYVVDTDGAIVVRSSHRNSNRTIANIYDLVEHEGNDAELVASFRAALNGERRGVALFTYLDEEYVFCYTPLESTDGWDLVSVVPNNVVMKQTNDVLQSTFFLCAAIVAGLLIILIVFWQTSKEHHKQIEHIAYYDKLTGLYSPAKFELEGNRVLKNLRERASRTHDGIMIGYLNIADFKLINDVDGYQRGDEVLCEVSSLLKASCEPDGFAGRMTADHFVVLMPYHNEDEAIARIRAVVEQIHTIVAAGKRLVMHVGLCSSSEAPEAQSINELTDRARIAKTEGRRSGQTVCVFNNSMRETMLRRAELERAMEGALERGEFFPLIQPKFSPDGTRVLGGEALVRWKRSDEDIVRPDEFIPLFEQNGFIVKLDEFMFESVCRMLRTRLDAGLPVVPISVNISRLHLHRSSFVSTYVAIKNRYCIPDELAELELTESMVLEDLDNAIAVINELRTAGFRCSIDDFGSGQSSLNALKDLPADVLKLDRAFLLERDHSEKEEVVVRTVIDMARKLHMRTVMEGVETEDQLAFIKTTTCDMIQGFVFSRPISQDEFNHLLDANAEPSQ, via the coding sequence GTGAGAAGACGCGTCACCGTTTCCCTTTTGACAGGAGTTATTGCCCTGTTGGTCATTATAGGATCGCTTGGGTTCGTCAAATTCGTTCATGATTCGCTCTGGGCGCAGTCGGTCGACGCTATTTTGGAAGTGACAGCTCAGGGTCAAAACGCCCTCGACACGTTTTTCCAAAAAGACCTCGACACACTCGATTTGTTTGTTGACGAGCTCCGCGAACAGTCTCCGGACAACAAGCAGCGCGTCGAAGAGAAAATTCAGCTGTTCAATCAAAACGACGACGGTGCCGTCTACCTTATCGTGAACCTTCAGACAGGCGAGGTACACCGCAATGATGGAAGTCAGGGACTCGTCATCACGCAAGACCAGATGGAGGAAGTAAAATCTCACGCCGAACGCGGCGTGTTGCGCCCGTTCCTTGACGAAGTGACAGGCGTGAACATGACCGGCGTCTATGAACTGTTTACGTTTGCAGACGGCACGCCCGCCCTCGCGCGCAAATCGCGGCCCGTACAGCAGGTAGCCGATCAATTCTCTCTATCGTTCTACGAAAACAGCGGTTTCTCCTACGTGGTCGATACCGACGGTGCCATCGTGGTACGTTCGTCGCATCGCAATAGCAACCGCACCATCGCCAATATCTACGACCTTGTGGAGCACGAAGGGAACGACGCCGAACTCGTCGCCTCCTTCCGCGCGGCCCTCAACGGTGAACGGCGTGGAGTGGCGCTGTTCACCTACCTCGATGAAGAATACGTCTTCTGCTATACACCGCTTGAGAGCACCGATGGGTGGGATCTTGTTTCAGTCGTTCCTAACAACGTAGTCATGAAGCAAACGAACGACGTACTGCAATCCACCTTCTTCTTGTGTGCCGCCATTGTTGCGGGATTGCTTATTATTTTGATTGTTTTCTGGCAAACAAGCAAAGAGCATCATAAGCAAATCGAACACATAGCCTACTACGACAAGCTCACGGGCCTTTATAGCCCCGCCAAATTCGAACTAGAGGGCAACCGGGTTTTGAAAAATCTTCGCGAGCGTGCATCGCGAACCCACGACGGTATCATGATTGGATATTTGAACATCGCCGACTTCAAGCTCATCAACGATGTGGATGGCTACCAACGCGGCGATGAAGTCTTATGCGAAGTGAGTTCGCTCCTGAAAGCTTCCTGCGAGCCAGACGGCTTTGCCGGCCGTATGACGGCCGATCACTTCGTCGTTCTTATGCCCTACCACAACGAAGACGAAGCCATCGCGCGCATCCGTGCGGTCGTGGAGCAGATACACACCATCGTAGCAGCCGGAAAACGTCTGGTCATGCATGTTGGACTGTGCAGCTCAAGCGAAGCCCCTGAAGCTCAAAGTATCAATGAGCTGACCGACCGTGCCCGCATCGCCAAGACTGAAGGGCGGCGCTCGGGCCAGACCGTGTGCGTATTCAATAACTCCATGCGTGAAACTATGCTGCGTCGCGCCGAACTTGAACGTGCGATGGAAGGAGCGCTTGAGCGAGGTGAGTTCTTCCCCCTCATTCAGCCAAAATTCAGCCCTGACGGCACGCGCGTATTGGGCGGCGAAGCCCTGGTGCGCTGGAAGCGGTCCGATGAAGATATCGTACGACCTGACGAGTTCATCCCCCTGTTCGAACAAAACGGATTCATCGTGAAGCTTGACGAATTCATGTTCGAATCGGTGTGCCGCATGCTCCGCACTCGGCTTGATGCGGGACTGCCCGTTGTGCCCATTTCTGTGAATATATCAAGGCTCCACCTTCATCGCAGTTCGTTTGTGTCCACGTATGTGGCCATCAAGAATCGCTATTGCATACCCGATGAACTTGCCGAATTAGAGCTGACAGAAAGCATGGTACTGGAAGACCTCGATAATGCCATCGCTGTGATCAACGAACTGCGTACGGCGGGCTTCCGCTGCTCAATCGACGACTTCGGTTCGGGCCAATCGTCGCTCAACGCCCTTAAAGACCTCCCGGCCGATGTGCTTAAACTCGACCGCGCATTTTTGCTTGAGCGCGACCATTCCGAAAAGGAGGAAGTGGTCGTGCGCACCGTCATCGATATGGCACGTAAGCTCCATATGCGCACGGTGATGGAAGGCGTGGAGACGGAAGATCAGCTGGCGTTCATCAAGACAACCACCTGCGACATGATTCAAGGCTTCGTGTTCTCAAGGCCTATTTCTCAAGATGAGTTCAATCATCTGCTCGACGCAAACGCGGAGCCGTCTCAGTAG
- the trxA gene encoding thioredoxin, with the protein MSEVISSSDFQAKVLDAQGPVLVDFFATWCGPCKMLAPTLDEVTNEVAGKAAVYKLDIDQSPDIAQRYGVMSVPTLIVFEGGQVKTQAVGVQPKQNILAMLG; encoded by the coding sequence ATGAGCGAGGTAATTTCTTCGTCCGATTTTCAGGCCAAGGTGCTTGACGCGCAAGGTCCGGTTCTTGTTGACTTTTTCGCCACGTGGTGCGGTCCCTGCAAGATGCTTGCGCCCACGCTTGACGAAGTGACGAACGAAGTAGCCGGCAAGGCTGCCGTCTACAAGCTCGACATCGACCAGAGCCCCGACATCGCTCAGCGCTACGGCGTCATGAGCGTGCCGACCCTCATCGTCTTCGAGGGCGGTCAGGTGAAGACTCAGGCCGTCGGCGTTCAGCCGAAGCAAAATATCTTGGCGATGCTCGGCTAG
- a CDS encoding patatin family protein — protein sequence MTTEPLQSTPLSSEAEPTLNTPAWRGHAITRANLVLEGGAMRGQFTAGVLDFFMDQKLFCDNVIGVSAGALCGYNYVAGENGRTCYVNMKYCNDWRYLSMKSFVRTGNAFGREFSFDEIPTNLEPFNFAAFNESPLKLTAVSSNLVTGEADYHQFRDAVADLPYLIASSSMPLISQIVDVDGKLLLDGGSCDSVPVVYSWLTGAPKHIVVLTQAADYIKGPNKLMAIMRQRYADYPYFVERVQHRHFEYNRLYRALPRLHDEGRLFLIRPPEPVTIASMEKDANKLLALYEQGYAEAARTWSALERYLAS from the coding sequence ATGACCACCGAACCATTGCAGAGCACGCCCCTGTCGTCTGAAGCCGAACCAACCCTTAACACGCCCGCATGGCGCGGACACGCGATAACGCGCGCCAACCTCGTGTTGGAAGGCGGCGCGATGCGCGGCCAGTTTACCGCCGGCGTGCTTGACTTCTTCATGGATCAAAAGCTGTTCTGTGACAACGTGATCGGCGTATCGGCAGGAGCGCTGTGTGGTTACAACTATGTCGCCGGAGAGAACGGGCGCACCTGCTACGTCAACATGAAGTACTGCAATGACTGGCGCTACCTGTCGATGAAAAGCTTTGTGCGCACCGGCAACGCTTTCGGACGCGAGTTTTCCTTCGACGAAATCCCCACCAATCTGGAACCGTTCAATTTCGCCGCCTTCAACGAATCACCTCTGAAATTGACGGCCGTTTCAAGCAACCTCGTAACCGGCGAAGCGGACTACCATCAGTTTCGTGATGCCGTGGCCGATCTCCCCTACCTCATAGCCTCTTCATCCATGCCCCTCATCAGCCAGATTGTCGATGTAGACGGCAAGCTTTTACTCGACGGCGGCAGCTGCGACAGCGTACCCGTAGTGTACTCGTGGCTCACCGGCGCACCCAAGCACATCGTTGTGCTCACCCAAGCGGCGGACTACATCAAGGGTCCTAACAAGCTTATGGCTATCATGCGACAGCGCTATGCCGATTATCCCTACTTTGTCGAGCGGGTTCAGCACCGCCATTTCGAATACAACCGCCTCTATCGTGCACTACCACGTCTGCATGATGAGGGAAGGCTGTTCCTCATTCGCCCGCCCGAGCCGGTCACCATCGCGAGTATGGAAAAGGATGCCAACAAGCTGCTGGCTCTCTACGAGCAGGGCTACGCGGAAGCCGCTCGCACCTGGTCGGCGCTTGAGCGGTATTTGGCATCATAA
- a CDS encoding ion transporter translates to MHEKQRTRSVSALKQQVFMAVEDPLHAQGAARVFGIGLFVLIVLNALLVFAGPEFDTDAGLSVSSVCFGVEYLARLWVADLVHPERPPAKARLRYAFSVMGIIDLLAFLPGLLAVVIPMSSSALNAARVIRLLRLFKLSRYMRGLHSIARVFEKRRQEIIASFAVLALLTVTASVLMYEAEHDVQPDKFDSVLTGVYWAMTTITTTGYGDLVPLTPFGRFVGFCTMVLSIGVVAIPAGIFSAGCVAEFRTQDALVRPVRKRHREADDDGGQSSGDQTGDGCDIATDADRTSATPTE, encoded by the coding sequence ATGCACGAGAAGCAGCGCACGCGCAGCGTTTCTGCGTTGAAGCAGCAAGTGTTTATGGCGGTCGAGGACCCGTTGCACGCACAGGGAGCGGCACGGGTGTTCGGCATCGGGCTGTTTGTGCTTATTGTGCTTAACGCGCTGCTCGTATTCGCGGGGCCGGAGTTCGATACAGACGCGGGTTTGTCGGTATCGAGCGTTTGCTTTGGGGTGGAATACCTTGCGCGTCTGTGGGTTGCCGATCTGGTTCATCCCGAACGGCCGCCTGCAAAAGCGCGTCTTCGCTACGCCTTTTCCGTTATGGGCATTATCGATCTGCTCGCCTTTCTTCCCGGACTGCTCGCCGTCGTCATACCCATGTCGTCTTCGGCGCTTAACGCCGCGCGCGTTATCCGTCTTTTGCGGCTCTTTAAACTGTCGCGTTACATGCGCGGTCTGCACTCTATCGCGCGTGTGTTTGAGAAGCGTCGTCAGGAAATCATTGCGTCATTTGCCGTCCTTGCGCTGCTGACGGTAACGGCAAGCGTGCTTATGTACGAGGCAGAACACGACGTGCAACCCGATAAATTCGACAGCGTGCTTACGGGCGTGTACTGGGCGATGACCACCATCACCACAACCGGCTACGGCGATCTGGTGCCCCTTACTCCCTTCGGGCGTTTTGTCGGGTTCTGCACGATGGTGCTCTCAATTGGCGTTGTGGCTATTCCGGCCGGCATCTTCTCAGCTGGATGCGTGGCCGAATTTCGCACGCAGGATGCCCTTGTCCGTCCCGTTCGCAAGAGGCACAGGGAAGCGGATGACGACGGAGGACAGAGTAGCGGCGATCAAACGGGGGACGGTTGCGACATCGCTACCGATGCTGATCGCACAAGCGCCACTCCTACGGAGTAG
- a CDS encoding cation:proton antiporter, whose translation MVVDLISLAIIALIAVASPIVAKLIPGKLIPETVFLLIAGAILGPNLVGAIELTDSVGLLSDLGLAFLFLLAGYEINPKSLTGSQGKRGLATWAVSIALAFLFVRFTGLMQQNELEAIAVAIALTTTALGTLMPILKERELMGTRVGESILAYGTWGELCPILAMALLLSTRAEWKTALILVVFALLCAIVAIVPAKAKKAGHRLFRFLSENAEGTSQTMMRCVVLLLVGLVALSAVFDLDIVLGAFAAGFVLRYIVPEGDHSLEHKLDGVAYGFLIPLFFVVSGAKIDLLAVFEQPQVLVGFIVLLLLIRAVPIFVSLSTGRDTRDISSHNRLTIALYCTTALPIIVAVTSVAVNAGAMPQETASVLVAAGAITVFLMPLLGMLTYRVADTKPVEAVKEITNNPRDIGNILREHWELTRMLARKEALERLAGRYEGRSFEDIPWQDKAALLQHRSAHKRALDEALDAAAQEMAAQRSSAENSLNDQADLARNRREKRTQRREDLYRRMAERAVREYRRRMAEMGHAAERMGVSEQESARMFDTTDEKDDQSAESTKA comes from the coding sequence ATGGTTGTCGATCTCATATCCCTTGCCATTATTGCGCTCATTGCGGTCGCGTCCCCCATTGTCGCCAAACTTATCCCCGGCAAGCTCATTCCTGAAACCGTGTTTTTGCTTATTGCGGGGGCGATACTGGGTCCAAACCTTGTCGGCGCCATCGAGCTTACCGATTCTGTGGGACTTCTGTCCGACTTGGGACTGGCCTTTCTCTTTTTGCTTGCCGGATACGAGATCAATCCCAAAAGCCTTACCGGCTCGCAGGGCAAGCGCGGCCTTGCCACCTGGGCGGTATCCATTGCGCTCGCCTTTCTGTTTGTGCGGTTCACCGGCCTCATGCAGCAAAACGAGCTCGAGGCGATAGCCGTCGCCATTGCGCTAACCACCACAGCGCTTGGCACCCTCATGCCCATCCTAAAGGAACGCGAACTTATGGGAACGCGCGTGGGTGAGTCTATCCTCGCTTACGGCACATGGGGCGAACTCTGCCCCATCCTTGCCATGGCGCTTCTGTTGTCCACCCGAGCCGAATGGAAAACGGCCCTTATTTTGGTGGTGTTCGCGCTTTTGTGCGCGATCGTGGCCATCGTGCCGGCCAAAGCAAAAAAGGCCGGTCATCGACTGTTTCGCTTCTTGAGCGAAAACGCGGAAGGAACGTCGCAGACCATGATGCGCTGCGTTGTTCTTTTGCTGGTGGGTCTTGTGGCGCTCTCGGCGGTGTTTGACCTCGACATCGTGCTGGGCGCCTTCGCCGCAGGCTTCGTCTTGCGCTACATCGTACCCGAGGGCGACCACAGCCTTGAACACAAGCTGGATGGTGTGGCTTACGGCTTTCTCATCCCGCTGTTCTTTGTGGTATCCGGAGCCAAAATCGATCTTCTGGCCGTGTTTGAGCAGCCGCAAGTACTTGTGGGCTTTATTGTGTTGCTGCTGCTCATCCGTGCAGTTCCCATCTTTGTTTCCCTGTCGACGGGGCGCGACACGCGCGACATTTCATCGCACAACCGCTTAACCATTGCCCTGTACTGCACTACTGCGCTGCCTATTATCGTGGCTGTTACTTCGGTCGCAGTAAACGCGGGCGCCATGCCACAAGAAACGGCGAGCGTGCTTGTAGCTGCGGGCGCCATCACGGTGTTTCTCATGCCGCTTCTCGGCATGCTCACCTACCGCGTGGCCGATACCAAACCCGTCGAAGCCGTAAAGGAAATTACCAACAACCCTCGCGATATCGGCAACATTCTCCGTGAACACTGGGAACTCACGCGCATGCTCGCACGCAAAGAAGCGCTTGAGCGTTTGGCCGGTCGTTACGAAGGACGCAGTTTTGAGGACATCCCCTGGCAAGATAAAGCCGCCCTTCTTCAGCATCGCTCTGCACACAAGCGCGCTCTTGATGAGGCGCTTGACGCAGCCGCACAGGAAATGGCCGCCCAGCGTTCTTCTGCTGAAAATTCGCTCAACGACCAGGCTGATCTTGCGCGGAATAGAAGGGAGAAACGGACACAACGCCGCGAAGACCTTTATCGACGCATGGCTGAAAGAGCCGTACGTGAATACCGTCGCCGCATGGCTGAAATGGGACATGCGGCTGAGCGCATGGGCGTAAGCGAGCAGGAGAGCGCTCGTATGTTCGACACCACAGACGAAAAGGACGATCAGTCGGCAGAGTCAACTAAAGCCTGA